One stretch of Parcubacteria group bacterium CG10_big_fil_rev_8_21_14_0_10_36_14 DNA includes these proteins:
- the ybeY gene encoding rRNA maturation RNase YbeY: MINFEMNGGVAGLKEDVKKLEKALFQEFKKDGDISIAFVDSKTSKKLNKTYRGKNKPANILTFVYNDEDSLGEIILCKEELKHFAKEQNISIKKAAIYLIIHGMCHIFGFTHKINKKAVQMEKKEMKIKKMIKI; the protein is encoded by the coding sequence ATGATTAATTTTGAGATGAATGGGGGAGTTGCAGGGCTGAAAGAGGACGTAAAAAAATTAGAAAAAGCCCTTTTTCAAGAATTTAAGAAAGATGGGGACATTTCTATTGCTTTTGTAGATAGTAAAACGAGTAAAAAATTAAATAAGACATATCGTGGCAAAAATAAACCGGCTAATATTTTAACTTTTGTATATAATGACGAGGATTCCTTGGGAGAAATTATTTTGTGTAAAGAAGAGCTAAAGCATTTTGCCAAAGAACAAAATATTTCTATAAAAAAAGCAGCAATTTATTTAATTATTCATGGAATGTGTCATATTTTTGGATTTACTCATAAAATAAATAAAAAGGCAGTTCAAATGGAAAAGAAAGAAATGAAGATAAAAAAAATGATAAAAATATGA
- the pyk gene encoding pyruvate kinase produces the protein MNKRTKIICTIGPATESPVILSALIKSGMNIARLNFSHGTHDNHKKLIKNIRAVAKKNKAVIGIIADLQGPKIRLGEMEKEIILKKNESLILTTEKVKQEKNKILKIGVTYNKLHKDVKVGDRILINDGLVELLVQKVREKQIFCKVKNDGSISSHKGMNFPDSKISSSSLTAKDKKDLFFAMSQKVDFTAISFVRSEKDIILLNKLIEKFAKKLKVKKPRTVAKIEKGEALENFAGILDKVDGIMVARGDLGIEISAEDVPLRQKEIIALCRQSAKPVIIATQMLDSMIRNPRPTRAEVSDVANAVMDNVDAVMLSGETASGKYPKEAVEMMSKIIIETEESPYDDVKIEGGYGMNKEDGLGKSVNILIRETGIKQVTDFSSTDLYRYVSKWRPEAEIFRVIKGIDLYPLLFWGVNPVITEIKDMKKIISRLKVTKKLKKKFILLSGEDKIEIID, from the coding sequence ATGAATAAACGTACAAAAATTATATGTACTATCGGTCCAGCAACTGAAAGTCCGGTTATTTTGAGCGCGCTTATAAAATCCGGTATGAATATTGCTCGGCTTAATTTTTCTCATGGCACGCATGATAATCATAAAAAATTAATAAAAAATATAAGAGCTGTGGCGAAAAAGAATAAAGCCGTTATTGGTATTATTGCGGATTTACAGGGACCAAAAATTCGTTTAGGAGAAATGGAAAAAGAAATAATTTTGAAAAAGAATGAAAGTTTGATTTTAACAACAGAAAAAGTTAAGCAAGAGAAAAACAAGATTTTAAAAATTGGGGTAACTTATAATAAACTACATAAAGATGTAAAAGTAGGTGATAGAATTTTGATAAATGATGGGTTGGTCGAATTGTTGGTTCAAAAAGTTCGTGAAAAACAGATATTTTGTAAAGTAAAAAATGACGGTTCCATTTCTTCGCATAAGGGGATGAATTTTCCTGATAGCAAAATTAGTTCTTCCTCACTTACTGCAAAAGATAAAAAAGATTTATTTTTTGCAATGAGCCAAAAGGTTGACTTTACTGCCATTTCTTTTGTCAGATCGGAAAAAGATATTATCTTGCTAAATAAGTTAATAGAAAAATTTGCTAAAAAATTAAAAGTTAAAAAACCAAGGACAGTTGCTAAAATAGAAAAAGGCGAAGCATTAGAAAATTTTGCAGGCATATTGGATAAAGTAGATGGTATTATGGTTGCAAGGGGAGATTTGGGGATAGAAATATCAGCAGAAGACGTTCCTCTTCGCCAAAAAGAAATAATTGCTCTTTGTCGGCAGAGTGCCAAGCCGGTTATCATTGCTACACAAATGCTGGATTCTATGATTAGAAATCCACGACCTACCAGGGCCGAAGTTTCTGACGTGGCAAATGCGGTAATGGATAACGTAGATGCTGTTATGCTTTCGGGTGAAACAGCCAGTGGCAAGTATCCAAAGGAAGCCGTAGAGATGATGTCAAAAATAATAATAGAAACAGAAGAATCGCCATATGATGATGTAAAAATAGAGGGGGGGTATGGTATGAATAAAGAAGATGGATTGGGAAAGTCGGTTAATATTTTAATTCGAGAAACAGGGATTAAGCAAGTAACGGATTTTTCCAGCACGGATTTATATAGGTATGTCAGTAAATGGCGTCCAGAGGCGGAAATTTTTAGAGTAATAAAAGGAATTGATTTATATCCGCTTTTATTTTGGGGTGTAAATCCGGTCATTACGGAAATAAAGGATATGAAAAAAATTATAAGTCGCCTGAAGGTAACTAAAAAATTAAAAAAGAAATTTATCTTACTCTCGGGTGAGGACAAGATAGAGATTATTGATTAG
- a CDS encoding cell division protein FtsZ, with protein MPEVKPDIETFAKIKVVGVGGGGGSAINRMINSKIKGVEFLAVNTDVQALHFSKANKKINIGKQITRGLGAGMDPELGKKAAEENQNEIRESLKDSDMVFITCGLGGGTGSGGSPIVAQIARDTGALTVAVVTKPFSFEGVQRKEISEKAYDALSQVVDAIITIPNDRILQIVEKKTSLMDAFDIVDDVLRQGVQGISELITVPGQINVDFADVKKIMKEAGTALMGIGRGSGENRAIEAAKAAIQSPLLETTIDGAKGILFSITGSSDLGMNEVSEAAKIITQNADSDARVIWGTVIDESLKDEVKITVIATGFGGVKISKQSQNASGFYPQPDFIKKSEPSSRPIKKEESKKENFKVTEIRDDEENEEDVNELDIPAFLRKKM; from the coding sequence ATGCCAGAAGTAAAACCAGATATAGAAACCTTTGCTAAAATAAAAGTTGTTGGTGTTGGCGGTGGCGGTGGATCTGCTATAAATAGAATGATAAATAGCAAGATAAAAGGAGTAGAATTTTTAGCTGTTAATACCGACGTACAAGCACTTCATTTTTCAAAAGCAAATAAAAAAATAAATATAGGAAAACAAATTACACGAGGACTTGGCGCAGGCATGGATCCTGAACTTGGTAAGAAAGCGGCTGAAGAAAATCAAAATGAAATACGCGAATCATTAAAAGACTCGGATATGGTATTTATTACCTGTGGACTCGGTGGAGGAACTGGTTCAGGTGGAAGTCCTATTGTAGCTCAGATAGCCAGAGATACGGGTGCTCTTACTGTTGCAGTTGTAACCAAGCCTTTTTCATTTGAGGGTGTACAAAGGAAAGAAATTTCAGAAAAAGCATACGATGCACTATCTCAAGTAGTTGATGCAATAATTACTATTCCAAACGACAGGATATTGCAGATAGTTGAAAAAAAGACTTCTTTGATGGATGCGTTTGATATTGTAGACGATGTTCTGCGTCAGGGAGTTCAGGGGATATCGGAACTTATCACTGTTCCAGGGCAGATCAATGTTGATTTCGCCGATGTCAAAAAAATTATGAAAGAAGCAGGCACTGCTCTTATGGGAATTGGAAGAGGAAGTGGAGAGAATAGAGCGATAGAGGCGGCAAAGGCAGCTATCCAATCGCCACTTTTAGAAACTACGATAGATGGCGCAAAAGGAATTTTATTCAGTATCACCGGTAGTAGCGATTTGGGTATGAATGAAGTTTCTGAAGCGGCTAAAATTATTACTCAAAATGCCGATAGTGACGCAAGAGTAATCTGGGGAACGGTTATTGACGAATCGTTGAAAGATGAGGTAAAGATTACAGTGATAGCAACGGGTTTCGGGGGTGTAAAAATTTCGAAGCAAAGTCAAAATGCTTCAGGTTTTTATCCGCAACCGGATTTTATAAAAAAAAGCGAACCGTCATCGCGTCCTATTAAAAAAGAGGAGTCAAAAAAAGAAAACTTTAAAGTCACTGAAATTCGCGACGACGAAGAAAATGAAGAAGATGTAAACGAATTGGATATCCCCGCATTTTTGAGAAAGAAAATGTAA
- a CDS encoding diacylglycerol kinase — MKNRMLRSIGSALKGFSIILKEERNFRIQNIVAIIVIVLMNIFPLSIVEKGILLLLIVIILVLEMFNSIMERLLDIFKPRMHAYVKDIKDIAAGTVLISAVGAIIIGVIIFYPHLKFFLTFIKR; from the coding sequence ATGAAAAATAGAATGTTGCGTAGCATTGGCAGCGCATTAAAAGGTTTTAGTATCATTTTGAAAGAAGAAAGGAATTTCAGAATACAAAATATCGTTGCAATAATCGTTATAGTTTTAATGAATATCTTTCCTTTATCTATCGTAGAGAAGGGAATATTGCTTTTATTAATTGTAATTATCCTTGTTTTGGAAATGTTTAATAGCATTATGGAACGTCTTTTGGATATTTTTAAGCCCAGAATGCATGCTTATGTAAAGGATATAAAGGATATTGCCGCAGGGACTGTTTTGATTTCTGCTGTCGGCGCCATAATAATAGGAGTTATTATTTTTTACCCACATTTAAAATTTTTTTTGACCTTTATTAAAAGATAA
- a CDS encoding cell division protein FtsH codes for MNGNLSKMRAALYMLLLFGIFVTVYQWCFYKEEVITDISLSEFKTAVEQGKVKSPVTTQGRVITGQYNDSKKFKSFNEADSPLNDFLRKHNVLQIVQKEEGPSVLSSLLYGFLPIIILVLLIVFFMKKMQGQAGQAMNFGKAKTYEPQNKDKVVFADVAGIDEAKEELEEIIEFLRHPKKLSRLGGKVPKGVLLMGAPGTGKTLLARAIAGEADAKFYSIAGSEFVEMFVGVGASRVRDLFKIARQNTPCVIFIDEIDAVGRHRGTGYGGGNDEREQTLNQILSEMDGFAHDDAIVLIGATNRPDVLDPALLRPGRFDRQVVVPRPDLKGREAILKVHARGKIISEDVDFFKIARGTPGFSGADLENLCNEAALIAAKLDKKAVQQDDFEYAREKILMGREKPTVISEEERKVIAVHESGHALLVLKCKKTNTLHKVSIVPRGVGALGVTFSLPEEDRFLMSKPQAKEEVLVLLGGRAAEDVLLGEITSGASNDLERATEFIKNMIGKWGMDEKIGLASFSSGNASPFLGKSLALHEGMSSGMQYKIEKRVIELLDEYYKKAKEIVQASKDELEDLSRALLEHETLDVLQIKAILEK; via the coding sequence ATGAACGGGAACTTATCAAAAATGCGAGCAGCGCTATATATGCTTTTGTTATTTGGTATCTTTGTCACAGTCTATCAATGGTGTTTTTATAAAGAAGAAGTTATAACCGATATTTCTCTTAGTGAATTTAAGACAGCTGTTGAACAGGGCAAAGTTAAGTCTCCGGTTACAACTCAAGGACGCGTTATCACGGGTCAATACAACGACAGTAAAAAATTTAAAAGTTTTAATGAAGCCGATTCTCCTTTGAATGATTTTTTGCGTAAGCATAATGTGCTTCAAATTGTGCAAAAAGAAGAAGGTCCTTCTGTGTTGAGTAGTTTGCTTTATGGTTTTTTGCCGATTATTATTTTAGTTTTGCTTATTGTTTTTTTTATGAAAAAAATGCAAGGTCAGGCCGGACAGGCAATGAACTTTGGCAAAGCCAAGACTTATGAACCGCAAAATAAAGATAAAGTTGTTTTTGCCGATGTTGCCGGAATTGATGAAGCAAAAGAAGAACTTGAAGAAATTATAGAATTCTTGCGTCATCCAAAAAAGCTTTCGCGGTTGGGCGGAAAAGTTCCAAAGGGCGTGCTTTTGATGGGTGCTCCTGGAACAGGTAAAACGCTTTTGGCTAGAGCTATTGCCGGTGAAGCGGATGCAAAATTTTATTCCATTGCAGGTTCAGAGTTTGTGGAGATGTTTGTTGGAGTCGGCGCATCCCGAGTTCGTGATTTGTTTAAAATAGCAAGGCAAAATACCCCGTGTGTGATATTTATTGATGAAATTGATGCGGTTGGCAGGCATAGAGGCACCGGTTATGGCGGAGGCAATGACGAGCGCGAACAGACATTAAATCAAATTTTATCGGAAATGGATGGCTTTGCGCATGATGATGCTATTGTTCTTATTGGTGCTACAAACAGGCCAGATGTTCTTGACCCAGCGCTTTTGCGTCCCGGCAGATTTGATAGGCAGGTCGTGGTTCCAAGGCCCGATTTAAAAGGCAGAGAAGCTATTCTCAAGGTTCATGCTAGGGGTAAAATAATTAGTGAAGATGTCGATTTTTTCAAAATTGCCAGAGGAACACCGGGATTTTCGGGAGCTGATTTGGAAAATCTTTGCAATGAAGCCGCGCTTATTGCTGCCAAGCTGGATAAAAAAGCGGTTCAGCAAGACGATTTTGAATATGCGAGAGAAAAGATTTTGATGGGTAGGGAAAAGCCGACTGTAATTTCTGAAGAGGAAAGAAAAGTAATTGCTGTTCATGAATCAGGGCATGCGCTTTTGGTTCTGAAATGCAAAAAGACAAATACATTGCATAAGGTTTCTATTGTCCCCCGCGGGGTTGGCGCGCTTGGCGTAACTTTTAGCTTGCCTGAAGAAGATAGATTCTTGATGAGCAAACCACAGGCCAAAGAAGAAGTTCTTGTCCTTTTGGGAGGCCGGGCGGCAGAAGATGTTCTTTTGGGAGAGATTACAAGTGGTGCATCCAATGATTTGGAAAGAGCAACAGAATTTATTAAGAATATGATTGGTAAATGGGGGATGGACGAAAAAATTGGCTTGGCATCATTCAGCTCAGGTAATGCAAGCCCGTTTTTAGGGAAGTCCCTTGCTTTGCATGAAGGCATGAGTTCGGGGATGCAGTATAAAATTGAAAAGAGAGTTATAGAACTTCTGGATGAATATTATAAGAAGGCTAAGGAAATCGTCCAAGCTTCAAAGGATGAGTTGGAGGACTTATCGCGAGCACTTCTAGAGCACGAAACTCTGGATGTCTTGCAGATCAAGGCAATTTTGGAAAAATAA
- the ftsA gene encoding cell division protein FtsA yields the protein MQENIIVGLDIGSRSIKMAAGELVVTGDKEQLHILGAVEVPSEGIKKGVISNVEDVISSISICRDRLERVMNIPIERIYASVNTNQLLCQESRGLVGVGRPNGEIVGEDTYRALEQAQTVVRPSNYEILHVIPKGYSVDGQPNIKDPIGMTGIRLEVDAFLIQMPLTHLKNLTKCIHRTTMEIDDVVLGILANAESMLTPKQKDFGAAVIDIGAATTGVAVYEEGDLIHLAILPIGSDYITQDINLCFKISLEIAEKLKIKYGSASPKNVSKKEEINLINEGYGEEEIISRKALTEIIEARVEEIFSKVNAELIKVGLAGLLPAGAVLCGGGAKLEGIVELAKKELKLPVSIGYPLDVSSVSEKISDPSFSTAISLVKWGSLNQDFSVDTVKKIMHKLKGFAGKGLTILRGGFKSIWK from the coding sequence ATGCAAGAGAACATAATAGTCGGCCTTGATATCGGATCCCGCTCAATAAAGATGGCAGCAGGTGAGTTGGTGGTCACAGGAGACAAAGAGCAACTCCATATTCTAGGAGCAGTGGAAGTTCCGTCAGAAGGCATTAAAAAAGGAGTAATTTCTAACGTGGAAGATGTAATAAGTAGCATCTCTATTTGTCGTGATCGATTGGAGCGAGTCATGAATATACCGATAGAGCGAATTTATGCATCTGTGAATACGAATCAACTCTTATGCCAGGAATCAAGAGGCCTTGTCGGAGTAGGGAGACCAAATGGGGAGATTGTCGGAGAGGATACCTACCGTGCCTTAGAGCAAGCACAGACGGTCGTACGGCCGTCAAACTACGAAATCCTACATGTAATACCAAAAGGCTATTCTGTTGACGGACAGCCTAATATAAAGGATCCTATTGGAATGACAGGTATTCGGTTGGAAGTTGATGCATTTTTAATACAGATGCCATTAACGCATCTAAAAAATCTAACAAAGTGCATTCATAGAACAACAATGGAAATTGATGATGTTGTTTTAGGAATTTTAGCGAATGCGGAGAGTATGCTAACTCCAAAACAAAAAGATTTTGGTGCGGCGGTTATAGATATTGGCGCTGCGACAACGGGAGTAGCGGTTTATGAAGAGGGAGATTTGATACATCTGGCTATTTTACCGATTGGTTCGGATTATATAACACAGGATATAAATCTTTGTTTTAAAATTTCTCTTGAGATTGCGGAGAAATTGAAAATTAAGTATGGTTCTGCTTCTCCAAAAAATGTATCCAAAAAAGAAGAGATAAATCTTATTAATGAAGGGTATGGTGAAGAAGAGATTATTTCCCGTAAAGCATTGACGGAAATAATTGAAGCTAGGGTTGAGGAAATATTTTCAAAGGTAAATGCCGAACTTATAAAAGTAGGATTAGCTGGGCTTTTACCGGCAGGAGCCGTTCTTTGTGGCGGTGGAGCAAAATTGGAAGGTATCGTAGAATTGGCGAAGAAAGAATTAAAGCTTCCGGTTTCTATTGGATATCCGTTAGATGTTTCTAGTGTTTCCGAAAAAATTAGCGATCCTTCTTTTTCAACTGCGATAAGTTTGGTAAAGTGGGGGAGTTTGAATCAAGACTTTTCGGTTGATACTGTAAAAAAGATAATGCATAAATTGAAGGGTTTCGCCGGAAAGGGTCTCACTATTTTACGAGGCGGTTTTAAGAGCATTTGGAAATAG